From Seriola aureovittata isolate HTS-2021-v1 ecotype China chromosome 16, ASM2101889v1, whole genome shotgun sequence, one genomic window encodes:
- the xkr8.3 gene encoding XK-related protein 8.3 — translation MGSVMERASFSQYSWIDFIFSVIGVCTFLVDWGSDIWVATEFYSRGDFFWFGVLVGLMVLSSVVVQMFSWFWFKYDRELPGFRAQTGSGTVLFGDQMKLSCLLHVLQLGFLCRHISAIRQGFRVWWRKEKGSEYAVYLTHDLSMLRLIETFCESAPQLTLMIYVMLRTNKAQTVQFVSVVASTTSIAWMVVDYHRSLRSFLPDKAKQGWGSSLIYFLWNLLLISPRVAAVALFASVLRGYVAAHFLLLWFVFVLWAWRQRTCFMDSMGGEWLYRATVGLIWYFSWFNVAEGRTRGRSLIYHSFIATDGLILLVTWWFYRDPVQTESYAVTLIITLPLSYLVGLLFKALYYCCFHPKLWRPLARDPGLPDDLPDAEVSIRDFSLPERALSSQLLNKRMARHATHFYSEQSVITQTDNTRL, via the exons ATGGGCTCGGTCATGGAGCGCGCTTCTTTCTCTCAATATTCCTGGATCGACTTCATCTTCTCTGTGATCGGAGTCTGCACCTTCCTCGTAGACTGGGGCTCGGACATTTGGGTGGCCACCGAGTTTTACAGCCGCGGGGACTTCTTCTGGTTCGGGGTGCTGGTTGGCCTCATGGTCCTGTCCTCGGTCGTGGTCCAGATGTTCAGCTGGTTCTGGTTCAAGTACGACCGAGAGCTGCCGGGCTTCAGAGCTCAGACCGGATCAGGGACCGTGCTGTTCGGGGACCAAATGAAGCTCTCCTGCCTGTTACATGTGCTGCAGCTGGGCTTCCTCTGCAG GCACATCTCTGCCATTCGTCAAGGCTTCAGGGTGTGGTGGCGTAAAGAGAAAGGCTCTGAGTACGCCGTGTACCTGACACATGACCTGAGCATGCTCAGACTCATCGAGACGTTCTGCGAGAGCGCCCCTCAGCTCACTCTCATGATCTATGTCATGCTGCGCACCAACAAGGCCCAGACTGTTCAGT ttgtgAGCGTCGTTGCGTCGACCACCTCCATCGCCTGGATGGTGGTGGACTACCACCGCTCCCTGCGCTCCTTCCTCCCGGACAAAGCCAAGCAGGGCTGGGGTTCCTCTCTGATCTACTTCCTGTGGAACCTGCTGCTAATCTCTCCCCGTGTGGCGGCCGTCGCCCTGTTCGCCTCTGTCCTGCGAGGGTACGTCGCCGcccacttcctgctgctgtggtttgtctttgtgttaTGGGCGTGGCGACAGAGGACTTGCTTCATGGACAGCATGGGGGGGGAGTGGCTCTACCGGGCCACGGTGGGGCTCATCTGGTACTTCAGCTGGTTTAATGTGGCGGAGGGTCGGACCAGGGGGAGGAGCCTGATCTACCATTCCTTCATCGCCACTGATGGACTGATCCTGCTGGTGACCTGGTGGTTCTACAGAGACCCGGTCCAGACCGAGTCCTACGCCGTCACTCTCATCATCACTCTACCTCTCTCCTACCTCGTGGGCCTGCTCTTCAAAGCCCTCTACTACTGCTGCTTTCACCCCAAACTGTGGAGGCCCCTGGCGAGGGACCCGGGACTGCCCGACGATCTGCCCGACGCAGAAGTGTCCATCAGAGACTTTTCCCTTCCAGAGCGCGCCCTGTCCTCCCAGCTCCTCAACAAACGCATGGCCCGCCACGCTACTCACTTTTACTCAGAGCAGAGCGTCATCACACAGACTGACAACACCAGACTGTGA
- the srsf4 gene encoding serine/arginine-rich splicing factor 4 isoform X2 has product MKTAFPIRPRPGGEDAMGLGTDVGSALIGGYGRWGRDRYGPPIRTDYRLIVENLSSRCSWQDLKDYMRQAGEVTYADTHKGRRNEGVIEFRLYSDMKRALEKLDGTEVNGRKIRLIEDRPGARRSRRSYSRSRSRSRSRSRSRRSRKSRSRSESSSRSRSHSRAASRSRSRSRSKKNKGKSKKEEEERSNGAQKSKDRSRSRSPKSKKIKKEGKKGKKDDSRSRSRSRSRSRSRSGIKDRSRKSGSKGREQPKSDDEGGEPERGSRSRSRSPAESKSRARSKSKSKSKSRSPSPAKARSHSRSASRSESRSKSRSQSRSRSRSRS; this is encoded by the exons ATGAAGACCGCTTTTCCCATTAGGCCCAGGCCGGGTGGTGAGGATGCCATGGGGTTAGGAACAGATGTGGGTTCAGCTCTTATAG GTGGATATGGGCGCTGGGGAAGAGACAGATATGGTCCACCTATAAGGACAGATTATCGGCTCATTGTTGAGAATCTTTCTAGCCGCTGCAGCTGGCAGGACTTGAAG GACTACATGAGACAGGCAGGGGAGGTGACTTATGCTGACACCCACAAAGGCCGGAGGAACGAGGGGGTGATTGAGTTCAGGCTCTACTCTGACATGAAGAGAGCTCTGGAGAAGCTGGACGGCACAGAGGTGAACGGCAGAAAGATCCGGCTCATCGAGGATCGACCTGGAGCCAGACGCAGCCGCCGCTCTTATTCTCGCAGTCGCAGCCGCTCCAG gtCCCGCTCCAGGAGCCGCAGGTCTCGCAAGAGCCGCAGCCGCAGTGAgagcagcagccgcagccgcTCCCACTCCAG GGCGGCGTCTCGCTCCCGCAGCCGATCTCGTAGCAAGAAGAACAAGGGCAAGagcaagaaggaggaggaggagcgcaGCAACGGCGCCCAGAAGAGCAAAGACCGCAGCAGGAGCCGCAGCCCCAAGAGCAAAAAGATCaagaaagaagggaagaagGGCAAGAAGGACGactccaggtccaggtctcgCTCTCGCTCCAGGTCTCGTTCTAGATCAGGGATTAAGGATCGCTCCAGGAAGTCCGGCTCAAAGGGCCGCGAGCAGCCAAAGAGTGACGACGAGGGAGGCGAGCCAGAGAGGGGCTCTCGCTCTCGCTCCCGCAGCCCCGCTGAGTCCAAATCCAGGGCCAGGTCTAAATCCAAGTCCAAATCCAAATCCCGTTCCCCTTCACCTGCCAAAGCCCGCTCCCACTCCAGGTCTGCCTCACGGTCAGAGTCCCGCTCCAAATCCCGCTCCCAGTCTCGTTCTCGCTCTCGTTCCCGCTCCTAG
- the srsf4 gene encoding serine/arginine-rich splicing factor 4 isoform X1: MSRVYIGRLSYRAREKDVERFFKGYGKILEVDLKNGYGFVEFDDPRDADDAVYDLNGKELCGERVIVEHTKGPRRDGGYGGRSGYGRWGRDRYGPPIRTDYRLIVENLSSRCSWQDLKDYMRQAGEVTYADTHKGRRNEGVIEFRLYSDMKRALEKLDGTEVNGRKIRLIEDRPGARRSRRSYSRSRSRSRSRSRSRRSRKSRSRSESSSRSRSHSRAASRSRSRSRSKKNKGKSKKEEEERSNGAQKSKDRSRSRSPKSKKIKKEGKKGKKDDSRSRSRSRSRSRSRSGIKDRSRKSGSKGREQPKSDDEGGEPERGSRSRSRSPAESKSRARSKSKSKSKSRSPSPAKARSHSRSASRSESRSKSRSQSRSRSRSRS, translated from the exons ATGTCGCGGGTGTATATCGGAAGGCTGAGCTACAGAGCCAGAGAAAAGGACGTGGAGAGGTTCTTCAAAGGCTACGGGAAGATTCTGGAAGTCGACCTGAAGAACGG GTATGGGTTTGTTGAGTTCGATGACCCCCGTGACGCAGACGACGCTGTGTATGACCTGAACGGCAAAGAGCTGTGTGGAGAACGGGTCATTGTGGAACACACCAAGGGACCTCGTCGTGATGGAGGCTATGGTGGACGGA GTGGATATGGGCGCTGGGGAAGAGACAGATATGGTCCACCTATAAGGACAGATTATCGGCTCATTGTTGAGAATCTTTCTAGCCGCTGCAGCTGGCAGGACTTGAAG GACTACATGAGACAGGCAGGGGAGGTGACTTATGCTGACACCCACAAAGGCCGGAGGAACGAGGGGGTGATTGAGTTCAGGCTCTACTCTGACATGAAGAGAGCTCTGGAGAAGCTGGACGGCACAGAGGTGAACGGCAGAAAGATCCGGCTCATCGAGGATCGACCTGGAGCCAGACGCAGCCGCCGCTCTTATTCTCGCAGTCGCAGCCGCTCCAG gtCCCGCTCCAGGAGCCGCAGGTCTCGCAAGAGCCGCAGCCGCAGTGAgagcagcagccgcagccgcTCCCACTCCAG GGCGGCGTCTCGCTCCCGCAGCCGATCTCGTAGCAAGAAGAACAAGGGCAAGagcaagaaggaggaggaggagcgcaGCAACGGCGCCCAGAAGAGCAAAGACCGCAGCAGGAGCCGCAGCCCCAAGAGCAAAAAGATCaagaaagaagggaagaagGGCAAGAAGGACGactccaggtccaggtctcgCTCTCGCTCCAGGTCTCGTTCTAGATCAGGGATTAAGGATCGCTCCAGGAAGTCCGGCTCAAAGGGCCGCGAGCAGCCAAAGAGTGACGACGAGGGAGGCGAGCCAGAGAGGGGCTCTCGCTCTCGCTCCCGCAGCCCCGCTGAGTCCAAATCCAGGGCCAGGTCTAAATCCAAGTCCAAATCCAAATCCCGTTCCCCTTCACCTGCCAAAGCCCGCTCCCACTCCAGGTCTGCCTCACGGTCAGAGTCCCGCTCCAAATCCCGCTCCCAGTCTCGTTCTCGCTCTCGTTCCCGCTCCTAG